A single region of the Elgaria multicarinata webbii isolate HBS135686 ecotype San Diego chromosome 14, rElgMul1.1.pri, whole genome shotgun sequence genome encodes:
- the TRADD gene encoding tumor necrosis factor receptor type 1-associated DEATH domain protein: MGDNSNVWVGSAFLFVQSTSEKVLLPALYGNPQNKQSVFKAFKLAFADSTGSLNGVDVLKVHRSDPHLIIQLKFCKEENCRKFLQSYRAGALRDSLQRHLKVSTGSAVPVEMELKAGAEKLDAMIREEERCLDCIYHEKPNRLRDEEIAELEESLKRLSCYQESNVDSTYSSLDSSRPSLDSSPPSLDSLPPSYSSLEISRSLLQGDIFTFQDQQFANRKITPDDHQKFAKLVSKKWKQVGRSLQANCRALRDPVIDNLALEYEREGLYEQAYQLLRRFIDSEGKKATIQRLIAALEENSLISLAEELLGLQQNDKS; encoded by the exons ATGGGCGACAACTCTAATGTCTGGGTGGGAAGCGCTTTCCTCTTTGTGCAGTCGACGTCGGAAAAGGTCCTTCTGCCCGCTCTCTATGGAAACCCCCAGAATAAGCAGAGTGTGTTCAAGGCATTCAAATTGGCATTCGCAG ACTCCACCGGGAGCCTAAATGGGGTGGACGTACTGAAGGTGCACCGCAGCGACCCGCACCTGATCATCCAACTCAAATTCTGCAAGGAGGAAAACTGCCGGAAATTTCTGCAAAGTTACCGTGCCGGAGCCCTCCGGGACTCTCTCCAGAGGCACCTCAAAGTCTCCACGGGCAGCGCCGTCCCTGTTGAGATGGAGCTGAAAGCTGGCGCCGAGAAGCTGGACGCCATGATCCGGGAAGAGGAGCGGTGCCTGGATTGCATCTACCATGAAAAG cCTAACCGTCTCAGGGATGAAGAAATTGCAGAGTTGGAGGAATCCCTGAAGAGACTGAGTTGTTATCAAGAAAGCAACGTTGACAGCACTTATTCATCTTTGGATTCTTCACGTCCATCTTTGGATTCTTCACCGCCATCTTTGGATTCTTTGCCTCCATCTTACAGTTCTTTAGAGATTTCAAGGTCTTTGCTGCAGGGGGACATTTTCACATTCCAAGACCAGCAATTTG CCAACCGAAAGATCACCCCAGACGACCATCAGAAGTTTGCCAAACTCGTCTCGAAGAAATGGAAGCAGGTGGGCCGGTCTCTGCAGGCCAATTGCCGGGCCCTTCGCGATCCTGTCATTGACAACTTAGCCCTGGAGTACGAACGGGAGGGCCTCTACGAGCAAGCGTACCAGTTGCTCCGCAGGTTTATCGACTCGGAGGGCAAGAAAGCCACCATCCAGAGACTCATCGCTGCCTTGGAGGAGAACAGCCTCATCAGCTTAGCCGAGGAACTTCTGGGGCTCCAGCAAAATGACAAGTCGTAG
- the B3GNT9 gene encoding UDP-GlcNAc:betaGal beta-1,3-N-acetylglucosaminyltransferase 9, whose amino-acid sequence MRVQLKGDAICTLFLVVALFTMLYSQLGHTSQREEKAEGRKKPPAATRGLFHVPSVLQEQPNAQATAEEPRMTSAVKRIKVASQDGQLHTPPPLTPSTFDFRHYLRNKDHRKFDLLINQPKKCKRTPAGPFLLIAIKSLVEDFDRREIVRKTWGREGAVNGAQVQRVFLLGIPKNKTALPTWETLVHQESQMYRDILLWDFLDTFFNLTLKEIHFLSWADEFCSSTKFIFKGDADVFVNVENIVHFLDSQDPSEDLFVGDIIYNAQPIRTRKSKYYIPETMYGLGTYPTYAGGGGFLLSSSTMKKLSQACGQVDLFPIDDVFLGMCLQRINLKPVLHEGFKTFGITKPSAAPNLQTFDPCFYKDLMVVHSLKVAEIWLMWNLLHNARLSCTQKKQVKKAFRWKMIPRGTTKGYKADDTHTVIQR is encoded by the coding sequence ATGAGAGTTCAACTCAAGGGCGATGCCATTTGCACTCTCTTCCTGGTGGTAGCCCTTTTTACCATGCTCTATTCCCAGCTGGGCCACACTTCCCAGAGAGAAGAAAAGGCGGAAGGCCGGAAGAAGCCGCCAGCGGCCACCCGGGGGCTCTTCCACGTTCCCAGTGTCCTCCAGGAACAGCCGAACGCGCAGGCGACGGCAGAAGAGCCCAGGATGACGTCTGCTGTGAAACGCATCAAGGTGGCAAGTCAAGACGGGCAGCTCCACACTCCCCCGCCTTTGACGCCTTCCACGTTTGACTTTAGACATTACCTTCGAAACAAAGACCACAGGAAATTCGACCTTCTCATTAATCAGCCCAAGAAGTGCAAGAGGACGCCCGCGGGGCCCTTCTTGCTCATTGCCATCAAATCGCTGGTGGAAGACTTTGACCGCCGAGAGATCGTGCGGAAAAcatgggggagagaaggagcgGTGAACGGGGCACAGGTGCAAAGGGTTTTCCTCCTGGGCATCCCAAAGAACAAGACGGCGTTGCCAACGTGGGAGACCCTTGTCCATCAGGAAAGCCAGATGTACCGGGACATCTTGTTGTGGGACTTCCTCGACACTTTCTTCAATCTGACCTTGAAAGAGATACATTTCCTAAGCTGGGCTGACGAATTTTGTTCCAGTACCAAGTTCATCTTCAAAGGGGATGCCGATGTTTTCGTCAACGTGGAAAACATTGTCCACTTCCTTGATAGTCAAGATCCCTCGGAAGACCTGTTTGTCGGCGACATCATCTACAACGCGCAACCGATCCGAACCCGCAAGAGCAAATACTACATCCCCGAGACAATGTATGGCCTGGGCACATATCCAACTTACGCTGGAGGTGGCGGCTTCCTATTATCCAGCAGTACCATGAAGAAACTCTCCCAGGCCTGCGGCCAGGTAGACCTCTTCCCTATTGACGACGTTTTCCTCGGCATGTGCTTGCAAAGGATCAACCTGAAACCTGTTTTGCACGAAGGGTTCAAGACGTTCGGAATAACCAAGCCCTCAGCTGCCCCAAACTTGCAGACGTTCGATCCCTGTTTTTACAAAGACCTCATGGTAGTCCACAGCCTGAAGGTAGCTGAAATTTGGCTGATGTGGAACTTGCTGCACAATGCACGGCTTTCATGCACGCAAAAGAAGCAAGTGAAGAAGGCTTTCCGGTGGAAAATGATCCCGAGAGGGACCACGAAGGGTTATAAGGCTGACGACACACACACGGTCATCCAGCGATGA